In Sphingobacterium sp. PCS056, the following proteins share a genomic window:
- a CDS encoding helicase-related protein: MRNGFVSWMMALPEKDKREIEKLYNDTYNCYVLREYDGSHLTFPGLDKKALGIEDLYVSQKNAVWRIIQNRGALIDHEVGLGKTLTMIVAGMEMKRLGIIQKPIILALKANVGEIAETYKKAYPSGKLLFPSEKDFEPRNRIRLLHEIKSNDWDCVILTHDQFGKIPQSPEIQQQIFNVELENVERDLDTAQKEGGDISKKVLKGLEIRKKNLIGKLKAVRYNIEKKKDRGITFNDMGLDHMFVDESHKYKNLTFTTRHARVAGLGNVEGSQKALNMLFAVRTLQLRYNADICVTFLTGTPISNSLTEEYLIFKYFIPREMERLGIENFDGWAAVYAKKSTDFEFSVTNEIIAKERFRHFIKVPELALLYNLITDYKTAKHISLDKPELDEKLINLKPTPEQQVFIENLIEFAKTGDGVLIGRGQLSQAEDKARMLIATNYAKKMSADMRLINEIVYCDHPENKINTIARQVVAEYHDSTPFKGTQIVFSDIGTPKPDQFNLYDELKTKLVRDFDIPEHEVTFIHDNNWAGWKRSNLFKKMNDGEIRILIGSTEKAGTGLNVQQRVIAMHHVDIPWTPKDLEQRNGRGSRQGNWAAKQYRDNKVRTYYYAVEQSLDNYKFNLLKNKQTFISQMKNCELNVRTIDEGALDEQSGMNFAEYIAILSGDTSLLEKTKLHKKIAVLESLKASHFREAFVNKNLLQSTIHELEKDTATYSRLKEDYLVYEKNLYYENDGTKANPVKLIGCPSTEPDLIGRHLLDLFKNWKPKEGETEQKIGALYGFDLYIRRINETHEYNGKIAYGYSHNLYVQRNDGIKYTSNQGFPNANNEKLAARYFLNALERIDGLLYTYDRQIRKHFSNIPRLEELCSLGFSQEEELQALRIELSSLEREISLKIKENRLNEGEVVEETAVIGPNEQHQAENAETLEPVVIQASRQRNSGLRM; this comes from the coding sequence ATGCGGAACGGATTTGTCAGCTGGATGATGGCGTTACCGGAAAAAGATAAAAGAGAAATTGAAAAGCTGTACAACGATACCTATAATTGTTATGTACTCCGCGAGTACGACGGTAGCCACCTTACATTTCCGGGGTTAGATAAAAAGGCACTCGGTATCGAGGATCTTTACGTATCTCAAAAAAATGCAGTCTGGCGTATTATCCAAAATCGGGGAGCATTGATCGATCACGAAGTGGGACTAGGAAAAACATTGACGATGATTGTTGCCGGTATGGAAATGAAAAGGCTGGGAATTATTCAAAAGCCCATCATACTTGCACTAAAAGCAAATGTGGGAGAAATAGCCGAGACCTACAAGAAAGCTTATCCATCCGGCAAATTGTTGTTTCCAAGTGAGAAAGACTTTGAACCGCGGAACCGGATTAGGCTGTTACATGAAATAAAAAGTAACGATTGGGACTGTGTGATATTGACGCACGATCAATTCGGGAAGATACCACAGTCTCCCGAAATTCAGCAACAGATCTTTAATGTTGAACTCGAAAATGTCGAGCGGGATCTGGATACAGCCCAGAAGGAAGGAGGGGATATTTCAAAGAAAGTGCTTAAAGGTCTTGAGATCAGAAAAAAGAACCTTATTGGTAAATTAAAAGCTGTACGATATAATATTGAGAAAAAGAAAGATAGGGGTATCACATTCAATGATATGGGGCTCGATCATATGTTTGTGGATGAAAGCCATAAGTATAAGAATCTAACTTTTACTACAAGACATGCACGGGTGGCAGGACTGGGTAATGTAGAGGGGAGTCAAAAAGCGCTTAATATGTTGTTTGCCGTAAGAACTTTACAATTACGGTACAATGCAGATATCTGTGTGACTTTCTTGACGGGTACACCAATTTCAAATAGCCTAACGGAGGAGTACCTGATCTTTAAATATTTTATACCGCGTGAAATGGAGCGCCTCGGGATTGAAAACTTTGATGGATGGGCTGCTGTGTATGCAAAAAAATCTACAGATTTTGAGTTCTCGGTTACGAATGAAATTATAGCAAAGGAGCGGTTCCGGCATTTTATTAAAGTTCCTGAACTGGCTTTGTTGTACAATCTGATTACGGACTATAAGACAGCAAAACACATTAGCCTTGATAAGCCGGAACTAGATGAAAAACTGATCAATCTTAAACCGACACCCGAACAGCAGGTGTTTATTGAAAATTTAATAGAGTTTGCTAAAACAGGGGATGGCGTATTGATCGGAAGAGGGCAGTTAAGTCAGGCCGAAGATAAAGCGCGTATGTTGATTGCAACCAACTACGCTAAGAAAATGTCGGCCGATATGCGGTTAATTAATGAGATAGTTTATTGCGACCATCCCGAAAATAAGATCAATACCATAGCCCGCCAGGTTGTTGCCGAGTATCACGACAGTACACCATTTAAAGGCACACAGATTGTATTCTCCGATATTGGTACACCGAAACCAGATCAATTCAATCTTTATGATGAGTTGAAAACCAAGCTTGTCAGGGACTTTGACATACCTGAGCATGAAGTGACGTTCATTCACGATAATAACTGGGCGGGTTGGAAGCGTTCGAATCTGTTCAAAAAAATGAACGATGGGGAGATTCGTATTCTCATTGGTAGCACGGAAAAAGCCGGTACAGGGCTTAATGTGCAACAGCGGGTCATTGCCATGCACCATGTTGATATACCGTGGACTCCCAAAGACTTAGAGCAACGAAACGGCCGAGGAAGCAGGCAAGGAAACTGGGCGGCGAAGCAGTATCGTGATAACAAAGTGAGGACCTATTACTATGCCGTAGAACAGAGTTTGGACAACTATAAGTTTAACTTATTAAAGAATAAGCAGACCTTCATTTCTCAGATGAAGAACTGCGAGCTAAATGTAAGAACGATCGACGAAGGCGCTTTGGATGAACAGTCCGGGATGAATTTTGCGGAGTATATCGCTATCCTGTCCGGAGATACCTCATTACTTGAAAAGACGAAGTTGCATAAGAAAATAGCTGTTTTGGAAAGCTTGAAAGCGAGTCATTTTCGTGAAGCTTTTGTGAATAAGAATCTTTTGCAATCGACTATCCATGAATTGGAAAAAGATACTGCCACTTATAGCCGGTTAAAAGAAGACTATTTGGTTTATGAAAAAAACTTGTATTACGAAAATGACGGTACAAAAGCTAATCCTGTAAAACTGATCGGTTGCCCATCTACGGAACCGGATCTAATAGGTAGGCATCTTCTTGATCTATTCAAAAATTGGAAACCCAAAGAGGGAGAAACAGAGCAGAAAATTGGAGCGCTTTATGGATTTGATCTTTACATCCGTAGGATTAACGAGACACATGAGTATAACGGAAAAATTGCCTACGGTTACAGTCATAATCTTTATGTTCAAAGGAATGACGGCATAAAATATACCTCGAATCAAGGTTTTCCTAATGCAAACAATGAAAAGCTTGCGGCGCGCTATTTCCTAAATGCGCTGGAACGAATTGACGGATTACTGTACACATATGATCGACAAATAAGGAAGCATTTCTCTAATATTCCAAGATTAGAGGAATTGTGTTCCCTGGGTTTTTCACAGGAAGAGGAATTACAGGCGCTTAGAATCGAATTGAGTAGTCTTGAGCGGGAAATATCGCTCAAAATCAAAGAAAATAGATTAAATGAAGGTGAGGTAGTCGAAGAGACAGCTGTCATTGGACCAAACGAACAGCATCAGGCTGAAAATGCGGAGACACTCGAACCGGTGGTAATACAGGCTTCGCGTCAGAGAAATAGCGGATTAAGAATGTAA
- a CDS encoding FecR family protein: MEDHNTFENSEIKRLLTQYARGIELSANERAMLESWTKKSAINQQIFDRISDTNLLSSDLINYDQSATEEGLKDLNSILDKQVSTRKYKTWFLPAAAVLIIALSISYFLIQHNRILDTERINTSQISNDILPGTNRATLILSNGKTINLDEQKQGIVLTDSSFSYEDGEALANLANVETATLKTPRAGQYDIVLPDGTKVSLNAESSLEYPVKFTGSERRVKLSGEGYFEVAHDKTKPFHVLTSKQDIQVLGTVFNVRTYDNSEATTLVSGKVSIRNSITKELAILNPKQNATVSSKIIRIENVDTDAYTGWKEGMIVANGSTLKEVVSDLERWYDVTFKFQSNYTGNEESFININRKERLSSVLKSLEHIYGVKFQIAGKEVYVRQK, encoded by the coding sequence ATGGAAGATCATAACACGTTTGAAAATTCAGAAATAAAAAGGTTACTCACACAGTATGCACGAGGCATTGAACTTTCGGCAAACGAGCGAGCAATGCTTGAATCTTGGACAAAAAAAAGCGCAATTAATCAGCAAATTTTTGACAGGATTTCTGATACAAACCTACTATCATCTGATCTAATCAACTATGATCAATCCGCGACAGAGGAAGGGCTAAAGGATCTAAATTCAATTCTGGATAAACAAGTATCTACTCGTAAGTACAAAACTTGGTTCCTACCCGCAGCAGCGGTGCTAATCATTGCCCTCTCAATTTCATACTTCCTTATTCAACATAACAGAATATTGGATACAGAGAGAATCAATACAAGTCAAATATCGAACGATATTCTTCCCGGAACCAACAGAGCGACCTTAATTCTATCTAATGGAAAAACAATAAATCTCGATGAACAAAAACAAGGAATCGTATTAACTGATTCCAGCTTTAGCTATGAGGATGGTGAGGCGTTGGCAAACTTAGCCAACGTCGAAACCGCAACATTAAAAACCCCACGTGCCGGACAATATGATATTGTTCTACCGGACGGAACAAAAGTGTCACTAAATGCCGAATCATCACTTGAATACCCGGTCAAGTTTACGGGATCAGAAAGGCGAGTTAAATTAAGTGGTGAAGGCTATTTTGAGGTTGCGCACGACAAAACGAAGCCTTTCCATGTATTAACTTCCAAACAAGACATTCAAGTACTCGGTACAGTCTTCAATGTGCGCACATATGACAACAGTGAAGCAACAACCCTTGTTTCAGGAAAAGTTTCCATAAGAAATTCGATAACTAAAGAACTCGCTATACTTAATCCAAAGCAGAATGCTACGGTAAGCTCAAAAATTATCCGAATTGAAAATGTCGATACCGATGCCTATACTGGATGGAAAGAAGGTATGATTGTAGCCAATGGATCTACTTTAAAAGAAGTAGTATCTGATTTAGAAAGATGGTATGATGTAACGTTTAAATTCCAAAGCAACTATACAGGCAACGAAGAAAGTTTTATCAATATAAATAGGAAAGAAAGATTATCATCTGTGCTTAAATCACTGGAACACATTTACGGTGTAAAATTCCAAATAGCTGGGAAGGAGGTTTACGTCAGGCAAAAATAG
- a CDS encoding RNA polymerase sigma factor, which translates to MFLRKSDEDAFLQRLKRHSGIIIRVSRIYFDFEEDRKDLKQEIIYQLWKSFPSFREESSFSTWMYRVAVNTALTYLQQKKKASIIHSYEKLPEIGEENDTDIKELQTKIFYEAIYKLTPVEKALIFYHLEGLPHKEIGEQLGISEVNARVKLNRIKEKIKEIIKKQGYEF; encoded by the coding sequence GTGTTTTTAAGGAAATCAGACGAAGATGCTTTTCTACAACGTTTAAAACGACATTCCGGAATTATCATCCGCGTGAGTCGTATTTATTTTGATTTTGAAGAAGACCGAAAAGATTTAAAACAAGAGATCATTTATCAGCTATGGAAGTCTTTTCCATCTTTTCGTGAGGAAAGTTCCTTTTCTACTTGGATGTATAGAGTAGCTGTAAATACAGCACTGACATATCTTCAGCAGAAAAAAAAGGCATCAATCATTCACTCTTACGAAAAATTACCCGAAATTGGTGAAGAAAACGATACGGATATTAAAGAATTACAGACTAAAATATTCTATGAGGCGATTTACAAACTTACACCAGTCGAAAAAGCGTTAATCTTTTATCATTTAGAAGGACTTCCTCATAAAGAGATAGGAGAACAGCTGGGTATAAGTGAAGTGAACGCTAGAGTAAAACTAAACAGGATTAAAGAAAAAATTAAGGAAATCATTAAAAAGCAAGGTTATGAATTTTGA
- a CDS encoding RNA polymerase sigma factor yields the protein MKRLNSMDEKALLNSFKSGDRRSIEQLYRLYQPALLFFSKRILYNYETLDAQSIVQDSFLKVIEHKEEFTSIGGIKAFLYTATKNNCFKAIEKEKVRLKRFDKYIVDFDESEDVIVSQIIYTEVISELHSAIELLPEQCRIIMQKFMEGKTANEISAEMDITVSTINNQKSRAVSLLRKRLSNAGFSLLTFFL from the coding sequence ATGAAACGCCTAAATTCCATGGATGAAAAGGCACTGCTTAATTCCTTCAAAAGCGGTGATAGGCGAAGTATTGAACAATTATACAGACTGTACCAACCCGCACTACTATTTTTTTCTAAGAGGATCTTATATAATTACGAAACTTTAGATGCGCAAAGCATAGTACAGGATTCTTTTTTAAAAGTGATCGAACACAAAGAAGAGTTCACCTCAATAGGAGGAATAAAAGCTTTCTTATACACCGCTACAAAAAACAATTGCTTCAAAGCCATTGAAAAGGAGAAGGTACGCCTTAAACGGTTTGATAAGTATATTGTCGACTTTGATGAGTCTGAAGATGTAATAGTCTCCCAGATCATATACACCGAAGTTATTTCAGAACTCCATTCCGCGATTGAGTTACTTCCCGAACAATGTCGCATTATTATGCAGAAATTTATGGAAGGAAAAACTGCAAATGAAATATCCGCAGAAATGGATATAACGGTTAGCACAATCAATAACCAGAAATCGCGCGCGGTATCCCTACTTAGAAAACGGCTTTCAAACGCTGGATTCTCACTTCTTACTTTTTTTCTTTAA
- a CDS encoding DUF4134 domain-containing protein: MEKCEWITKNKIRSGLLLVLLIVSVSSVYAQDGIAGINAANQQVRSYFAAGTNLMYAVGALLGLIGAVKVYQKWNSGDQDTGKVAAAWFGSCVFLVVVATVIQSFFGV, from the coding sequence ATGGAAAAGTGTGAATGGATAACGAAGAATAAAATTCGTTCAGGGCTGCTCTTAGTCCTACTTATTGTTAGCGTATCGTCAGTGTATGCTCAAGACGGAATTGCCGGAATAAATGCTGCCAATCAGCAGGTGCGGAGCTACTTTGCCGCCGGCACGAACTTAATGTACGCAGTTGGTGCCCTATTAGGACTTATCGGTGCTGTCAAAGTGTACCAGAAATGGAATTCAGGCGATCAGGATACGGGCAAAGTTGCTGCTGCATGGTTTGGAAGTTGTGTTTTTTTAGTCGTGGTAGCGACTGTCATCCAAAGTTTTTTTGGGGTTTAA
- a CDS encoding DUF4133 domain-containing protein, protein MSNSVYKINKGINQSIEFKGLKAQYIWYLGGGVVGLLILYSIMYIVGLPTVVCLTLIGGCGTLLVIKIYKMSHTYGEHGLMKALARKQVPKVVKCNSRNVFQAFGKERKK, encoded by the coding sequence ATGTCAAATAGTGTTTACAAAATAAATAAAGGGATTAACCAGAGCATCGAATTTAAAGGTCTGAAAGCTCAGTACATCTGGTATTTGGGCGGTGGAGTTGTGGGATTATTGATTCTGTATTCGATTATGTATATCGTGGGTTTGCCGACAGTGGTTTGTCTGACCCTAATCGGAGGATGCGGCACATTGCTGGTTATAAAAATATACAAAATGAGCCATACATACGGAGAACATGGTTTGATGAAAGCGCTTGCGCGAAAGCAGGTGCCGAAAGTTGTGAAATGTAATAGCAGAAATGTTTTTCAGGCATTTGGTAAGGAAAGGAAAAAGTGA
- a CDS encoding DUF1896 family protein translates to MFTILKEKLWAYIIEHNPELMFDLQENYSVGSYLDEQIKSVMPLADELLEAGQPDYIVQEQCMAELTAALKPSKFLYIKSVIEEEFPDDFDRLKEEGTLTYEVINLLQICTETFNQFDFSVETEDNRHLRYAIIAEVHNYLL, encoded by the coding sequence ATGTTTACCATTCTTAAAGAAAAATTGTGGGCATATATCATTGAACACAATCCGGAACTTATGTTCGACTTGCAAGAGAACTATTCTGTTGGTTCTTATCTGGATGAACAGATCAAATCGGTTATGCCGCTGGCTGATGAACTTTTAGAAGCCGGGCAACCGGATTACATCGTCCAGGAACAATGTATGGCAGAGCTTACTGCTGCGTTGAAGCCATCGAAGTTTTTGTATATCAAAAGCGTCATCGAGGAGGAATTTCCAGATGATTTTGATCGTCTGAAGGAAGAAGGAACATTGACCTATGAGGTTATCAATCTTCTGCAAATCTGTACGGAAACATTCAATCAATTTGATTTTTCGGTAGAAACAGAAGACAACAGGCATCTACGGTATGCCATTATAGCGGAAGTTCATAATTACCTTTTGTAG
- a CDS encoding phospholipase D-like domain-containing protein: MIESFSSGIEDKILEKISSARSHITIMSAWFTNEQIINALISRKRRVPNLDIEILVTNDHVNRTYFLKHSAAMSKVGIKTTLYRKSQLMHNKVILIDNLTYITGSYNLSANANKNIENIIVLESEKFCKYYKRIFLFLTNANYIDNNIALLYKYPDFCRELLSTYYPFTKTDLKKYHNKILLGDCFSHDVGDYNNISYTPGLIFNKSISLVEFNDSNFFEKDFYQCEYTLPVSRQLIMNVMESESHNHILSSFREHEDLWHLIGDSLDQATTDIEELFKRKIENCFSSEETEQKIIDGIDIIKEDDLWKVQFQPFLTKATAQDLLQKLPIIEKSTLLSKNILRKNPIPDPPSF; encoded by the coding sequence ATGATAGAATCATTTTCATCTGGAATTGAAGATAAAATACTTGAAAAAATATCTAGCGCACGTAGTCATATTACAATTATGTCAGCATGGTTCACCAATGAACAAATAATAAATGCACTAATTTCTCGAAAAAGACGAGTACCTAATCTCGACATTGAAATTCTTGTTACAAATGATCACGTAAACCGTACTTATTTTCTAAAGCATAGCGCAGCGATGTCGAAAGTTGGAATAAAGACAACACTTTATAGGAAATCACAATTGATGCATAATAAGGTTATATTAATTGACAACCTTACTTACATTACTGGATCTTACAACCTGTCCGCAAACGCAAATAAAAATATTGAAAACATTATTGTCTTGGAATCAGAGAAATTTTGCAAATACTACAAACGTATTTTCTTATTTCTGACTAACGCTAACTACATTGATAACAACATTGCACTACTCTATAAATATCCGGATTTTTGTCGTGAATTATTAAGTACGTATTATCCATTCACGAAAACAGACCTTAAAAAATACCACAATAAAATATTATTGGGAGATTGCTTTTCGCACGACGTTGGCGACTATAACAATATTTCTTATACCCCCGGACTGATATTCAATAAAAGTATCAGTCTAGTCGAGTTTAACGATTCTAATTTCTTTGAGAAGGATTTTTATCAATGTGAATACACTTTACCCGTATCAAGACAATTAATTATGAATGTGATGGAATCAGAAAGCCACAATCACATATTGTCATCTTTTAGGGAGCATGAAGACTTATGGCATTTAATTGGAGATTCTTTAGACCAGGCAACAACTGACATAGAAGAACTTTTTAAAAGAAAAATTGAAAACTGCTTTTCATCGGAGGAAACAGAGCAAAAAATAATAGATGGGATAGATATTATCAAAGAAGATGATTTATGGAAAGTCCAATTCCAGCCCTTCTTAACTAAGGCAACCGCACAAGATCTACTGCAAAAGCTTCCCATAATTGAAAAATCGACTCTTCTATCAAAGAACATTCTTCGGAAAAATCCAATCCCCGATCCACCAAGTTTTTGA
- a CDS encoding GIY-YIG nuclease family protein: MDKPEITEDKFFDCCFTLAVEDIYELNKADNGPLNNVIVNLEDHCYGVELCDDEHGLDVRMFFVDNRQGLRGDIIILNLMDDDYNLLLMKFCNLLAESYENVDAIAAVNTYQTKLRGFIEKSGFFTVSNHEIEPYLGQGAVLFSNAERGIFKMKFIRHRDYYRDWFGNIHDGEIVENAEYVYLMVNEETGLIKIGRSKNPKYREGTLHSKEPAVHRVAFWKADKELEKLLHDRYAKNRVRGEWFRLTFKQLNDLERFVQEYLQSNVKN, encoded by the coding sequence ATGGATAAACCAGAAATTACCGAAGACAAATTTTTCGATTGCTGTTTTACGTTGGCAGTAGAAGATATTTATGAATTGAATAAGGCTGACAACGGGCCATTAAATAACGTGATTGTTAATTTGGAAGATCATTGTTACGGCGTTGAACTTTGTGATGACGAACATGGATTAGATGTTAGGATGTTCTTTGTTGATAATCGACAAGGTTTGCGGGGAGATATAATTATATTGAATTTGATGGATGATGATTATAATTTGCTTTTAATGAAGTTTTGTAATTTGCTGGCTGAAAGTTATGAAAATGTAGATGCTATTGCTGCTGTGAATACTTACCAAACTAAGTTACGTGGGTTTATAGAAAAAAGTGGATTTTTTACTGTCTCAAATCATGAGATTGAACCATATTTAGGACAAGGTGCTGTATTGTTTTCTAATGCGGAAAGAGGCATCTTTAAAATGAAATTTATAAGACATAGAGATTATTATAGAGATTGGTTTGGTAACATTCATGATGGTGAGATCGTTGAGAACGCGGAATATGTATATTTAATGGTTAATGAAGAAACAGGTTTGATTAAAATTGGTAGAAGTAAAAACCCTAAATATAGAGAAGGAACACTGCATTCCAAAGAACCTGCGGTTCATCGTGTGGCTTTCTGGAAAGCAGATAAGGAGCTGGAAAAATTGCTTCACGATAGATACGCAAAAAATAGGGTAAGAGGAGAGTGGTTTAGATTGACATTTAAGCAGTTGAATGATTTGGAAAGATTTGTACAAGAATACTTACAATCGAACGTAAAAAATTGA
- a CDS encoding N-6 DNA methylase: MAYNVGQKLANNINAIRIALSWDGATSLSDGELQLLRKYAGFGGIKVILYPPTNVEEWRSLGATDSDLKHFDSICDLHQLLLNSLDSLVYKQTVSSLKESTLTAFYTPEVVPRTLFEILKNYDVPIQRLYEPSAGSGVFIEEAIRAYPDLQHITAVEKDLLTGRILSAINHHNLIKTDTHIIGLEETSNDENGSYDLVVSNIPFGNFLVYDPEFKDKELTGRIHNYFFAKGLNKLKEGGVMAYITTDAFFNSPSNAQIRRYLFDRADFVSLAVMPDNLMKDSGNTQAPSHLLIVQKNSQKEALAMHEQELIASEKVKGLLGDYYQNTYISEHIDRIVIGDKIEDGLNQYGKPCKSVWHEGDISQIAIPLKRILTSGFEHNYTKKAVEAPSVQVDISDVGKLKLTYLAMPENAQSNFSGQIGLFDSVEYLDRAAAYLSEKDLKIVDKQSARIITTIRTTDKPSHECIVAIAAKGIKNNQYRYKLYSNLKEVDYLSSDWLKAKDFGSEIVRTSIFLSGYAHTFTYEGDPSLENRFSLLLQKATHYYRLQPFYKDGTLVLNNGEVGLLEQVDIDHDRALFKNLDLTRNLSLYKHYITLRDSYITLSEQEKYNPEEASDLRDKLNNSYESFVEKYGQLNRLANKKLILEDRAFGLTVLSSLERREAEQFVKADVLTKSAKKIKEALRTDDPIVALSHSLNDLGRVDIAFISSAMGVSPNEAVELLGDRILLNPDGDTWETADHYLSGNVVEKMTKAESALSRSKDNIQYKRSYDAIVAIQPQRIPFELLDFNLGERWIPQKYYSRFGTELFEGDTKVRYFPSMDSFKVVVDHNIKVDREYAIVNARGSKVYGYTLFEHALENTAPFFTYEIEKDGKKNGFPIMN, translated from the coding sequence ATGGCTTACAATGTTGGACAAAAATTAGCAAATAATATCAATGCTATACGGATAGCTTTATCTTGGGATGGCGCTACGTCTTTGTCCGATGGTGAGCTGCAATTACTTCGGAAGTATGCTGGATTCGGTGGGATTAAGGTCATACTGTATCCGCCAACAAATGTTGAAGAATGGCGGAGTCTCGGTGCAACGGATAGTGATCTTAAACACTTTGACAGTATTTGCGACTTACATCAGTTGTTATTAAATAGTTTGGATAGTCTAGTTTATAAACAGACTGTAAGTTCGCTAAAGGAAAGCACATTGACAGCTTTCTATACACCCGAAGTCGTACCCCGTACTTTATTTGAAATTCTAAAGAATTATGATGTCCCTATCCAGCGGTTATATGAACCGTCTGCAGGAAGTGGTGTATTTATCGAAGAAGCTATCCGAGCATATCCGGATTTGCAGCATATCACCGCCGTGGAGAAGGACCTGCTCACGGGGCGTATTCTATCAGCAATTAACCATCATAATTTAATAAAAACCGATACCCATATCATCGGATTGGAAGAAACTTCGAACGATGAAAACGGAAGTTATGATCTGGTTGTAAGTAATATTCCATTCGGTAATTTTCTTGTTTACGATCCCGAATTTAAGGACAAAGAATTAACTGGTCGTATTCATAATTATTTTTTTGCAAAGGGTCTTAATAAACTAAAAGAAGGCGGAGTAATGGCTTACATTACGACCGATGCTTTTTTTAATAGCCCATCCAATGCTCAGATACGAAGATACCTGTTTGATAGGGCGGATTTTGTTTCGCTTGCAGTGATGCCAGATAATCTAATGAAAGATTCCGGAAATACGCAAGCTCCCAGTCATCTACTCATTGTACAGAAGAACAGTCAAAAGGAAGCCCTTGCCATGCATGAGCAGGAATTGATTGCGAGTGAAAAGGTAAAAGGTCTCTTGGGAGACTATTACCAGAATACGTACATCAGTGAACATATTGATAGAATTGTTATCGGAGATAAGATAGAAGATGGTTTAAACCAGTACGGGAAGCCCTGTAAAAGTGTATGGCATGAAGGCGATATTAGCCAGATAGCTATACCGCTGAAAAGAATTCTTACAAGTGGTTTTGAGCATAATTATACCAAGAAAGCAGTCGAAGCTCCTTCTGTTCAGGTAGATATTTCTGATGTCGGCAAACTGAAACTTACCTATCTGGCAATGCCGGAAAATGCGCAAAGTAATTTCTCAGGACAAATAGGACTATTTGATTCGGTGGAATACCTGGATCGGGCGGCAGCCTATCTGTCGGAAAAAGATCTGAAAATTGTAGATAAGCAATCCGCAAGAATCATAACTACAATACGGACAACGGATAAGCCTTCGCACGAATGTATTGTGGCAATTGCTGCAAAGGGAATAAAAAACAATCAATACCGATATAAATTGTATTCCAATTTAAAAGAAGTTGATTACCTGTCGTCGGACTGGCTTAAAGCTAAAGACTTCGGTTCGGAAATCGTGCGTACGTCCATTTTTTTATCGGGCTATGCGCACACTTTTACATACGAAGGCGACCCGTCATTAGAAAACCGTTTCAGTTTACTCCTGCAAAAAGCTACTCACTATTATCGTTTACAACCTTTCTATAAAGATGGTACACTCGTTTTGAATAATGGAGAAGTGGGGTTACTGGAGCAGGTAGATATTGATCATGACCGTGCGCTTTTCAAGAATCTGGATCTCACAAGGAACCTTTCGCTATATAAGCATTACATAACATTAAGGGATTCTTACATTACGCTTTCTGAACAGGAGAAATATAATCCTGAAGAGGCAAGCGATCTGCGGGATAAGCTCAATAATTCCTATGAGTCGTTTGTCGAGAAATATGGTCAATTGAATAGACTGGCGAATAAAAAACTAATCTTGGAAGATCGGGCATTTGGTCTGACCGTTTTGTCATCGTTGGAACGACGGGAAGCTGAGCAATTTGTCAAAGCGGATGTTTTAACAAAATCGGCTAAAAAAATAAAGGAAGCGCTCCGCACAGATGATCCTATCGTTGCTTTATCGCATAGCCTTAATGATCTGGGGCGGGTAGATATAGCTTTTATTAGTTCGGCAATGGGCGTAAGCCCTAATGAAGCTGTGGAATTGCTAGGAGATAGAATTCTGCTTAATCCGGACGGTGATACCTGGGAAACGGCTGATCATTATCTCAGTGGTAACGTGGTAGAAAAAATGACGAAGGCTGAATCAGCCCTTTCCCGAAGTAAGGATAATATTCAATATAAGCGTAGTTACGATGCAATAGTTGCTATTCAGCCTCAACGTATTCCATTTGAATTATTGGATTTTAACCTTGGTGAGCGTTGGATACCACAGAAATATTATAGCCGATTTGGAACCGAATTATTTGAAGGCGATACCAAAGTTCGATATTTTCCCTCGATGGACAGCTTTAAAGTTGTTGTTGATCATAACATTAAGGTAGACCGTGAATATGCGATAGTAAATGCTAGAGGAAGTAAAGTATATGGATATACACTATTTGAGCATGCGCTGGAAAATACAGCACCTTTCTTTACCTATGAAATTGAAAAGGACGGTAAAAAAAACGGGTTCCCGATAATGAACTGA